The Mycolicibacterium mageritense genome contains a region encoding:
- a CDS encoding 5-oxoprolinase subunit B family protein translates to MTLDPAFVPELRPCGEEAWLLDLEDNGAVHRWAAAVHRAGLPGVVEVVPGLTTLLVTLDPAQTSAGALRAALETLRPGLEQATDTEHHVIDVRYDGEDLAEVAGLTGLSVAEVVAAHTGTPWRVAFCGFAPGFSYLVGGDPRLRVPRRDEARIRVPAGAVAIAGAFSSVYPRVSPGGWQLLGHTDAVLWDCAAASPATLRPGATVQFRDVGR, encoded by the coding sequence GTGACCCTCGACCCGGCGTTCGTGCCCGAACTTCGGCCGTGCGGCGAGGAAGCCTGGCTGCTCGACCTCGAGGACAACGGCGCGGTTCACCGCTGGGCCGCGGCGGTCCACCGCGCGGGGCTGCCAGGCGTGGTCGAGGTGGTGCCCGGGCTGACCACCCTGCTGGTGACCCTGGACCCCGCACAGACCAGCGCAGGCGCGCTGCGGGCGGCGCTCGAAACGCTGCGGCCGGGCCTCGAACAGGCCACGGACACCGAGCACCACGTGATCGACGTACGTTACGACGGTGAGGATCTCGCCGAGGTGGCAGGTCTGACCGGACTGAGCGTCGCCGAGGTGGTCGCCGCACACACCGGCACGCCGTGGCGCGTCGCGTTCTGCGGTTTCGCCCCCGGATTCTCGTACCTGGTCGGCGGGGATCCACGGCTGCGGGTGCCGCGCCGCGACGAGGCGCGCATCCGCGTGCCTGCCGGCGCCGTGGCGATAGCCGGCGCGTTCTCGTCGGTCTATCCCCGGGTCTCTCCGGGCGGCTGGCAGCTCCTGGGTCACACCGATGCGGTGCTGTGGGACTGCGCGGCAGCGTCGCCGGCTACCCTGCGGCCCGGGGCGACCGTTCAGTTCCGCGACGTGGGCCGATGA
- a CDS encoding LamB/YcsF family protein, translating to MAPRVALTTDIGEGLGRWSLGDDDALLEIVTSANIACGFHGGDPGIMRRTCAISVKNNVAIGAQVSYRDLHGFGRRYIAMPGDELRDDLLYQMGALEVFARLAGGKVDFVRAHGALWNVATKNTEHAQALVDATLEFNRDLPLLAAVDTEVWRLGKEAGLRMVAEAFVDRAYTPEGLLQSRSEPNALLTDADAAAARAVQMVTEGHLTANDGSEVDVTAEALLVHCDTPGAVDIARKTRAALEAAGVELFPIR from the coding sequence ATGGCGCCACGAGTAGCACTGACGACCGATATCGGTGAGGGACTGGGCCGTTGGAGCCTGGGCGACGACGACGCCTTGCTCGAGATCGTCACGAGCGCCAACATCGCGTGCGGCTTCCACGGCGGCGACCCCGGCATCATGCGGCGCACGTGCGCGATCTCGGTCAAGAACAACGTCGCGATCGGCGCGCAGGTGAGTTACCGGGATCTGCACGGTTTCGGCCGCCGCTACATCGCCATGCCGGGTGACGAGCTGCGCGACGACCTGCTGTACCAGATGGGCGCACTCGAGGTCTTCGCGCGGCTGGCGGGCGGCAAGGTCGACTTCGTCCGGGCGCACGGCGCACTGTGGAACGTCGCCACGAAGAACACCGAGCACGCGCAGGCCCTCGTCGACGCCACGCTCGAATTCAACAGGGATCTGCCACTTCTGGCCGCCGTCGACACCGAGGTTTGGCGACTCGGCAAGGAGGCGGGCCTGCGCATGGTCGCCGAGGCGTTCGTCGACCGCGCCTACACGCCCGAGGGTCTCCTGCAGTCCCGCAGCGAGCCCAACGCGCTGCTGACCGATGCCGACGCGGCCGCGGCGCGGGCCGTGCAGATGGTCACCGAAGGCCATCTGACCGCGAACGACGGCAGCGAGGTCGACGTCACTGCCGAAGCCTTGCTCGTGCACTGCGACACCCCGGGCGCTGTCGACATCGCACGCAAGACGCGTGCCGCGCTCGAGGCCGCAGGCGTCGAATTGTTCCCCATTCGGTGA
- a CDS encoding LysR family transcriptional regulator → MLDVRRLRFLVELSQRGTIAAVAEALHMSPSGISQQLALLEREAGAALLERVGRGVRLTEAGQRLADRAADILAALELAHAELRSGEDPPTGTCRVAAFGSAARALVPALLGCQKLHQGLRVELVESEPEVAVPALLSGEFDLVVSEEYPAAAPSLPRHVHREVLAEDALEIVAASDLLRGRDVVKAGSSLPWALEPVGAASRAWSVQHCLGLGFTPTVQYESYDLDLLLLLVHQGAAASILPRLVLPPHRETATLIRVETGWSRTLVALTRQARAGDPSVRAVRRSLHGRFRESAVPLTDELQ, encoded by the coding sequence ATGTTGGATGTGCGACGCCTGCGCTTTCTGGTGGAGCTGAGCCAGCGCGGCACCATCGCGGCGGTGGCCGAAGCACTGCACATGAGTCCGTCCGGGATCTCCCAGCAGCTGGCGTTGCTCGAACGCGAGGCGGGCGCGGCGCTGCTGGAACGGGTCGGGCGCGGGGTGCGGCTCACCGAGGCCGGACAGCGGTTGGCCGACCGGGCCGCCGACATCCTGGCAGCGCTCGAACTGGCCCATGCCGAGTTGCGCTCCGGCGAGGATCCACCGACAGGCACGTGCCGGGTCGCCGCGTTCGGCAGCGCGGCCCGGGCGCTCGTCCCGGCCTTGTTGGGATGCCAGAAGCTCCATCAGGGACTACGGGTCGAACTCGTCGAGTCGGAGCCGGAAGTCGCGGTTCCAGCGCTGCTCAGCGGTGAATTCGACCTGGTGGTCAGCGAGGAGTACCCTGCCGCCGCGCCCTCGTTGCCGCGCCACGTACACCGGGAGGTGCTCGCCGAGGACGCGCTGGAGATCGTGGCGGCGTCGGATCTGCTTCGAGGGCGCGACGTCGTGAAGGCCGGCAGCTCGCTGCCGTGGGCCTTGGAACCCGTCGGCGCCGCGTCGCGCGCCTGGTCCGTCCAGCACTGCCTCGGGCTCGGCTTCACGCCGACCGTTCAATACGAGTCCTATGACCTCGACCTGCTGCTGCTGTTGGTCCACCAGGGCGCGGCCGCGAGCATCCTGCCGCGACTCGTGCTGCCGCCGCACCGGGAGACCGCAACGCTGATCCGGGTCGAGACGGGGTGGTCGCGGACCTTGGTCGCCTTGACCCGTCAGGCCCGGGCCGGCGATCCCTCGGTGCGGGCCGTCCGGCGGTCGCTGCACGGACGATTCCGCGAATCGGCAGTTCCACTGACGGATGAGCTTCAGTGA
- a CDS encoding diaminopropionate ammonia-lyase: MLTTESFLLNPSWAAGRPAEPRETGDIRDFHSNLPDYAVTPLVSLPTVAEGLGLAAVLVKDESLRLGLPAFKMLGASWAVHRALQSSDRERPRLVTATDGNHGRAVARMAKLTGLPATIVVPQGVSERAIEAIRTEGAEVRVLDLPYDDAVRAAAALADADADALLVQDTSWPGYEDVPQWIVDGYATLFDEAADQAAELGTGVDLIVVPAGVGSLAHAAVTFGRSHPDCRVVSVEPDVADCVRASLAAGTLTTVPTGQTSMAGLNCGTPSYLAWPDLEKGLAGAVVVDEDAATQAVAELGRLGVDAGPCGAASLAALRILAAEPARSCLGLGADSSVLLLSTEGSQASG, translated from the coding sequence GTGCTGACGACCGAATCGTTCTTGCTCAACCCAAGCTGGGCCGCGGGCCGGCCCGCGGAACCACGGGAGACCGGCGACATCCGGGACTTCCACTCGAACCTGCCGGACTACGCGGTCACGCCCTTGGTCTCGCTGCCGACGGTCGCCGAGGGTCTCGGGCTGGCAGCCGTACTGGTCAAGGACGAGTCCCTCCGCCTCGGACTGCCCGCGTTCAAGATGCTCGGTGCATCGTGGGCCGTGCATCGCGCGCTGCAGTCGAGTGATCGCGAGCGGCCCCGGCTCGTCACGGCCACCGACGGCAACCACGGCCGCGCCGTTGCGCGCATGGCCAAACTGACCGGACTTCCTGCGACCATCGTTGTGCCGCAAGGAGTTTCCGAGCGTGCGATCGAAGCCATCCGAACCGAGGGCGCCGAGGTGCGCGTCCTGGACCTGCCCTACGACGATGCGGTCAGGGCGGCCGCCGCGCTGGCCGACGCGGACGCCGACGCGCTGCTGGTGCAGGACACCTCGTGGCCCGGTTACGAAGACGTCCCCCAGTGGATCGTCGACGGTTACGCGACCTTGTTCGACGAGGCCGCCGATCAGGCCGCCGAGCTCGGTACCGGCGTCGACCTCATCGTGGTACCCGCCGGGGTCGGCTCGCTCGCCCACGCCGCGGTGACGTTCGGGCGCTCGCACCCCGACTGCCGCGTCGTGTCCGTCGAGCCCGACGTGGCCGACTGTGTGCGTGCCAGTCTGGCCGCGGGCACGCTCACGACCGTTCCGACGGGCCAGACCAGCATGGCCGGACTCAACTGCGGCACACCGTCTTATCTCGCCTGGCCCGATCTTGAGAAGGGCTTGGCAGGCGCGGTCGTGGTGGACGAGGACGCGGCCACACAGGCTGTCGCCGAACTCGGCCGGCTCGGCGTGGACGCCGGGCCGTGCGGCGCCGCGAGCCTCGCCGCGTTGCGGATCCTGGCTGCCGAACCGGCACGGTCATGCCTCGGCCTCGGCGCCGACTCCTCGGTCCTGCTGCTCAGCACCGAGGGTTCGCAAGCGTCCGGTTGA
- a CDS encoding HAD family hydrolase has protein sequence MVRHVFFDFFGTLVDYDPSTHPAYNAPLAFARRAGSAISPEAVNEHWQNTWDALESEAGRTGREYSMHQVAQRYWAAIGSPPVSGDAIDTLIEEYLDAWTGNVRPAAAALDCVTDLAVDHRLTIVSNTHAPALVPRLVHRFGLNSAVDMIITSVEVGWRKPHPKIFEAALHARGTTAADVVFVGDNWAADVEGPRRLGMSSIYVGGPEPARASTALTELPRIIRSLPAPP, from the coding sequence ATGGTGCGCCACGTGTTCTTCGACTTCTTCGGCACGCTCGTCGACTATGACCCGTCCACGCACCCGGCCTACAACGCGCCGTTGGCTTTTGCGCGCCGCGCGGGCTCGGCCATCTCCCCCGAAGCCGTGAACGAACACTGGCAGAACACGTGGGACGCGCTCGAGTCCGAAGCCGGCCGCACCGGTCGCGAGTATTCGATGCACCAAGTCGCACAACGATATTGGGCCGCCATCGGATCGCCTCCGGTATCCGGCGACGCCATCGACACCTTGATCGAGGAATACCTGGACGCGTGGACCGGCAACGTGCGGCCCGCCGCAGCCGCCCTTGACTGTGTGACCGACCTGGCTGTCGATCACCGGCTGACGATCGTCAGCAACACCCACGCACCCGCTCTGGTGCCACGGCTCGTACACCGGTTCGGCCTGAACAGCGCGGTCGACATGATCATCACGTCGGTCGAGGTCGGCTGGCGCAAACCGCACCCGAAGATCTTCGAGGCCGCCTTGCACGCGCGCGGTACGACGGCCGCGGACGTCGTGTTCGTCGGCGACAACTGGGCGGCCGACGTGGAAGGGCCGCGGCGGCTCGGCATGTCGTCGATCTACGTCGGCGGGCCCGAACCGGCGCGAGCCTCGACTGCGCTCACGGAACTGCCGCGGATCATTCGGTCGCTGCCGGCCCCACCTTGA
- a CDS encoding SPFH domain-containing protein codes for MGILYSLAAAGAAAVGLLWLGLANIRVIRQYERGVVFRFGRVLEGVRSPGLTMLIPVADRLQKVNMQIITMPIPAQDGITRDNVTVRVDAVIYFKVEDPVRAVVDVQDYMSAIGQVAQTSLRSIIGKSNLDDLLSNRERLNQGLELLIDSPALGWGIHIDRVEIKDVVLPDSMKRSIARQAEAERERRARVITADGELQASEKLAQAADVMAGEPAALQLRLLETVVEVAAEKNSTVVLPFPVELLRFLERATPAAGPRSKVPDDARDIALDPALKVGPAATE; via the coding sequence ATGGGCATCCTTTACTCCCTGGCCGCCGCCGGGGCCGCGGCCGTGGGTCTGCTGTGGCTCGGGCTCGCCAACATCCGCGTGATCAGGCAATACGAACGGGGTGTGGTGTTCCGGTTCGGCAGAGTGCTCGAAGGTGTCCGCTCACCGGGCCTGACCATGCTGATCCCGGTCGCCGACCGGCTGCAGAAGGTCAACATGCAGATCATCACGATGCCGATCCCGGCTCAGGACGGCATCACCCGCGACAACGTGACCGTGCGGGTCGACGCCGTCATCTACTTCAAGGTCGAGGATCCGGTGCGGGCCGTCGTCGACGTGCAGGACTACATGTCGGCCATCGGCCAGGTCGCCCAGACCTCGCTGCGGTCGATCATCGGCAAGAGCAATCTCGACGACCTGCTGTCCAACCGCGAGCGGCTCAACCAGGGGCTGGAACTGCTCATCGACAGCCCCGCGCTGGGCTGGGGCATCCACATCGACCGCGTAGAGATCAAGGATGTGGTGCTGCCGGACTCGATGAAGCGCTCGATCGCCCGGCAGGCCGAGGCCGAGCGCGAGCGGCGGGCCCGCGTGATCACCGCGGACGGTGAGCTGCAGGCCTCCGAGAAACTCGCCCAGGCCGCCGACGTGATGGCCGGCGAACCCGCGGCGCTGCAGCTGCGCCTGCTGGAGACCGTCGTCGAGGTCGCCGCGGAGAAGAACTCCACCGTGGTGCTGCCGTTCCCGGTCGAACTGCTGCGATTCCTGGAGCGGGCGACGCCCGCGGCCGGCCCTCGGTCGAAGGTGCCCGACGACGCCCGCGACATCGCGCTCGACCCTGCGCTCAAGGTGGGGCCGGCAGCGACCGAATGA
- a CDS encoding NAD(P)H-dependent amine dehydrogenase family protein has protein sequence MTAAPQPIRVIQWTTGNIGKRSLHAIIGRPDLELVGVYAHGADKIGVDAAELAGWPEPTGVTATNSIDELLASRPDACCYNPLWPNVDELVRLLESGVNVCSSAAWITGGKQTPEDLDRIRKACEKGNSTIFGSGAHPGMTNMVGMVLSGSCERVDEIRITESVDCSTYESAGTQAAMGFGKDPETPGLAESVRVESEVFAESAAMMADAIGAKLDRMSFDVQFTAATDDSDLGFMQIPKGTVGSVYGYHRGWVGDRNVVSVGFNWTMGDHVTPPKPLEHGHVIQVFGLPNMRTVLHCLPPKDWTEPGFMGLGMIYTALPVTNAVPAVVAAPPGIVTLKDLPPVTGRFAG, from the coding sequence ATGACCGCAGCACCGCAGCCGATCCGCGTCATCCAGTGGACCACCGGCAACATCGGCAAGCGTTCCCTGCACGCGATCATCGGCAGGCCCGACCTGGAGCTGGTCGGCGTGTACGCGCACGGCGCCGACAAGATCGGTGTCGACGCGGCCGAACTCGCGGGCTGGCCGGAGCCCACCGGTGTCACCGCGACCAACTCCATCGACGAACTGCTGGCGTCGCGGCCCGACGCGTGCTGCTACAACCCGCTGTGGCCGAACGTCGACGAGCTGGTCCGGCTACTGGAGTCCGGCGTCAACGTGTGCTCAAGCGCAGCGTGGATCACCGGCGGCAAGCAGACACCCGAAGACCTCGACCGTATTCGGAAGGCTTGTGAGAAGGGCAATTCCACGATTTTCGGCAGTGGGGCGCACCCGGGGATGACCAACATGGTCGGCATGGTGCTTTCCGGGTCGTGCGAGCGGGTCGACGAGATCCGCATCACCGAGTCGGTTGACTGCTCGACCTACGAGTCGGCGGGCACCCAGGCGGCCATGGGCTTCGGCAAGGATCCCGAAACCCCCGGGCTGGCCGAGAGCGTGCGCGTGGAGAGCGAGGTGTTCGCCGAATCCGCGGCGATGATGGCCGACGCCATCGGCGCAAAACTGGATCGGATGAGTTTCGACGTGCAGTTCACCGCGGCGACCGACGACTCCGATCTGGGCTTCATGCAGATCCCGAAGGGCACCGTGGGCAGCGTCTACGGGTATCACCGCGGCTGGGTCGGCGACCGCAACGTCGTCAGCGTCGGCTTCAACTGGACCATGGGCGACCACGTCACGCCGCCCAAACCCCTTGAGCACGGCCACGTGATCCAGGTTTTCGGCCTGCCCAACATGCGCACCGTGCTGCACTGCCTGCCGCCCAAGGACTGGACCGAGCCGGGCTTCATGGGCCTCGGCATGATCTACACCGCGCTGCCGGTGACCAATGCGGTGCCCGCGGTGGTCGCCGCGCCACCGGGCATCGTGACGCTCAAGGATCTGCCGCCCGTGACCGGGCGCTTCGCCGGGTAA
- a CDS encoding DegV family protein, which produces MPVVVVTDSSARLQPEARDEWRIRQVPLHVLEDGTDLRDGVDPVPNDIQDRPRVTTAGATPTELADAYRQALADSNGDGVVAVHISAALSSTYSSAVLAAREFGPAVRVVNSRSAAMGVGFVALAAARSAAAGDDLDAVESAARTAVPRGHAFIVVQRLDNLRRSGRIGTAASWLGTALSLKPLLCLDQDGRLVLSQRIRTSSKAHAALVDQVAQVIGDRRAGVVVHHVDNHDAADELGAALTTRLPQLQSLSVTDMGPVLAVHVGSGAVGVAISVDDSEGQ; this is translated from the coding sequence ATGCCGGTCGTGGTGGTCACCGACTCGTCGGCCCGGCTGCAGCCCGAGGCGCGCGACGAGTGGCGGATCCGGCAGGTTCCGCTGCACGTGCTCGAGGATGGGACCGATTTGCGCGACGGTGTCGACCCGGTGCCCAATGACATCCAGGACCGGCCGCGGGTCACGACTGCGGGCGCCACGCCGACCGAACTCGCCGACGCTTATCGCCAGGCGTTGGCCGACAGTAACGGTGATGGTGTCGTCGCCGTGCATATTTCGGCGGCGCTGTCGAGCACCTACAGCTCGGCGGTGCTGGCCGCGCGGGAGTTCGGCCCGGCGGTGCGGGTGGTGAACTCACGCTCGGCAGCCATGGGCGTCGGGTTCGTCGCACTGGCCGCGGCCCGGTCCGCCGCGGCGGGGGACGACCTCGACGCGGTCGAGTCCGCGGCCCGCACCGCAGTGCCGCGCGGGCACGCGTTCATCGTCGTGCAGCGGTTGGACAACCTGCGGCGCAGCGGCCGGATCGGCACCGCGGCGTCGTGGCTCGGCACCGCGCTGTCCCTCAAACCGCTGTTGTGCCTCGATCAGGACGGCAGGCTCGTGCTGTCGCAGCGGATCCGAACCAGCTCGAAAGCCCATGCGGCACTGGTCGATCAGGTGGCCCAGGTGATCGGGGACCGGCGGGCCGGCGTGGTGGTCCATCACGTCGACAACCACGACGCCGCCGACGAGCTCGGTGCCGCCCTCACCACGCGGCTCCCGCAGCTGCAGTCTTTGTCGGTCACCGACATGGGGCCCGTGCTCGCCGTGCATGTGGGAAGCGGCGCGGTCGGGGTCGCGATCTCGGTGGACGACTCCGAAGGCCAGTGA
- the octT gene encoding diglucosylglycerate octanoyltransferase, whose amino-acid sequence MSSDRERRTLLVFCDSLSYFGPTGGLPSDDPRIWPNVVADHLGWDLELIGRIGWTCRDVWWAATQDPRAWAALPRAGAVIFATSGMDSLPSPLPTALRELIRYVRPAWLRRWVRDGYGWVQPRLSPIARSALPPRVTVEYLEMTRNAIDFNRPGIPVVASLPSVHIAETYGKAHHGREPTVRAITDWANEHDVPLVDLKAAVADEVFGGRGNPDGIHWNFEGHRAVAELMIKALATAGVRQQNPD is encoded by the coding sequence ATGTCCTCTGATCGCGAGCGGCGCACGCTGCTCGTGTTCTGCGATTCGCTGTCGTACTTCGGCCCCACCGGCGGTTTGCCGTCAGACGATCCACGGATCTGGCCCAACGTCGTCGCGGACCACCTGGGCTGGGATCTTGAGCTCATCGGCCGCATCGGTTGGACGTGCCGCGACGTGTGGTGGGCCGCGACGCAGGATCCGCGCGCGTGGGCGGCCCTGCCGCGGGCCGGTGCCGTGATCTTCGCGACCAGCGGCATGGACTCGCTGCCGTCGCCGCTGCCGACCGCGCTGCGCGAGCTGATCCGGTACGTGCGCCCGGCGTGGCTGCGCCGCTGGGTGCGGGATGGATACGGCTGGGTCCAACCCCGGCTGTCGCCGATCGCGCGCTCGGCGCTACCGCCCCGCGTGACTGTCGAATATCTCGAAATGACCCGCAACGCCATCGATTTCAACCGGCCCGGTATCCCGGTCGTGGCGTCCCTGCCGTCGGTGCACATCGCCGAGACCTACGGGAAGGCCCACCACGGCCGCGAACCGACGGTTCGGGCGATCACGGACTGGGCAAACGAACATGACGTGCCGTTGGTGGATCTCAAGGCCGCGGTCGCAGACGAGGTGTTCGGGGGCCGCGGCAACCCCGACGGCATCCACTGGAATTTCGAAGGCCACCGGGCAGTTGCCGAGCTGATGATCAAGGCGCTCGCGACAGCCGGTGTCCGGCAACAGAATCCGGACTGA
- the gpgP gene encoding glucosyl-3-phosphoglycerate phosphatase, with amino-acid sequence MRIRRLVLLRHGQTEYNAGSRMQGQLDTDLSDLGRDQAAAAAEVLAKRQPLLIVSSDLKRALDTAVTLGDRAGLPVTVDQRLRETHLGDWQGLTHVEVDAAAPGARLAWRDDARWAPHGGESRVDVAARSLPLVGEIIAAQPEWGIDGPERPVVLVAHGGLIAALTAALLGLPVDNWPVLGGMGNASWVQLSGHSADDADVDAIKWRLDVWNASAQVANDVL; translated from the coding sequence ATGAGGATCCGCCGGCTGGTGCTGTTGCGCCACGGCCAGACGGAATACAACGCGGGCAGCCGGATGCAGGGCCAACTCGACACCGACCTCTCCGATCTGGGTCGGGATCAGGCCGCGGCGGCCGCCGAGGTGCTGGCCAAGCGCCAGCCTCTGCTCATCGTCTCGTCCGATCTCAAGCGCGCACTCGACACCGCGGTGACACTCGGTGACCGAGCGGGGCTGCCGGTGACGGTCGACCAGCGGCTGCGCGAGACACACCTGGGTGACTGGCAGGGCCTGACCCACGTCGAGGTGGACGCCGCCGCGCCGGGTGCCCGGCTGGCCTGGCGCGACGACGCCCGGTGGGCCCCGCACGGCGGCGAGAGCCGGGTGGACGTCGCCGCGCGCAGCCTGCCCCTGGTGGGCGAAATCATTGCCGCGCAACCCGAGTGGGGCATCGACGGGCCGGAACGCCCGGTCGTGCTGGTGGCCCACGGCGGCTTGATCGCGGCCCTGACCGCGGCCCTGCTCGGCCTCCCCGTCGACAATTGGCCGGTCCTGGGAGGCATGGGCAACGCGAGTTGGGTTCAGCTGTCCGGGCATTCCGCCGACGACGCCGACGTCGACGCCATCAAGTGGCGGCTCGACGTGTGGAACGCCTCGGCGCAGGTGGCCAACGATGTCCTCTGA
- the rsfS gene encoding ribosome silencing factor, giving the protein MSATAEAIEMAAVAARAAAAKLADDVVVIDVSGQLVITDCFVIASASNERQVNAIVDEVEEKMRRAGYKPARREGTREGRWTLLDYVDIVVHIQHQEERNFYALDRLWRDCPTVPVDLDVDGDSEGAPE; this is encoded by the coding sequence ATGAGCGCAACTGCCGAGGCCATCGAGATGGCGGCAGTCGCGGCGCGCGCCGCGGCCGCCAAGCTGGCCGACGACGTCGTGGTGATCGACGTGTCCGGGCAGCTGGTGATCACCGACTGCTTCGTGATCGCATCGGCGTCCAACGAGCGGCAGGTCAACGCCATCGTCGACGAGGTCGAGGAGAAGATGCGGCGGGCCGGTTACAAACCCGCGCGCCGGGAGGGCACCCGTGAAGGCCGCTGGACGTTGCTCGACTACGTCGACATCGTCGTGCACATCCAGCACCAGGAGGAACGCAACTTCTACGCGCTCGACCGCCTGTGGCGGGACTGCCCGACGGTGCCGGTCGACCTCGACGTCGACGGTGACTCCGAGGGGGCCCCGGAATGA
- the nadD gene encoding nicotinate-nucleotide adenylyltransferase produces MATRRRLGVMGGTFDPIHNGHLVAASEVADLFDLDEVVFVPTGQPWQKHSRRVTAAEDRYLMTVIATAANPRFSVSRVDIDRGGPTYTKDTLRDLCELNPDTDLYFITGADALASILSWQNWEDLFSMARFVGVSRPGYELDGEHISGAIRELPADTLNLVEVPALAISSSDCRKRAEESRPIWYLVPDGVVQYVAKRRLYTAEYKEAAR; encoded by the coding sequence GTGGCAACACGGCGCAGGCTGGGCGTGATGGGTGGGACGTTCGACCCCATCCACAACGGGCACCTGGTCGCGGCCAGCGAGGTCGCCGATCTGTTCGATCTGGATGAGGTGGTGTTCGTCCCGACGGGACAGCCCTGGCAGAAGCACTCACGCCGGGTGACCGCGGCCGAGGACCGGTACCTCATGACGGTCATCGCCACGGCTGCCAACCCGCGCTTCTCGGTCAGCCGGGTCGACATCGACCGCGGCGGGCCGACCTACACCAAGGACACCTTGCGCGACCTGTGTGAACTCAACCCGGACACCGATCTGTACTTCATCACCGGCGCTGATGCGCTGGCGTCGATCCTGTCCTGGCAGAACTGGGAGGATCTGTTTTCGATGGCGAGGTTTGTCGGCGTGAGCCGGCCCGGCTACGAGCTCGACGGTGAGCACATCTCGGGGGCTATTCGGGAACTACCCGCCGACACGCTGAACCTCGTCGAGGTGCCCGCGCTGGCGATCTCGTCGAGCGACTGCCGCAAACGCGCCGAGGAGTCGCGGCCGATCTGGTACCTGGTTCCCGACGGCGTGGTGCAGTACGTGGCCAAGCGCAGGCTGTACACCGCGGAATACAAGGAGGCGGCCCGATGA